GTCTTGAGCTCGATCATCTTTTGCTTTGTCTGACTGACGTATACTTTCTGGATGAGGCTGTTCGTTTCCATGACCATATCATTGTACTTTTGGGTAAGAAGACCAATCTCGTCACGCGAGGTGACCTCGACCTTCTGGTTGAAGTCGCCCCGTTTGAAGTTGTTCATTGAGCGCAGCAGCTTCTTGATCGGCCTTGTAATGCTGCGGGACAGGTATACCGAGCAGAGTCCGACGAGGGCGAGCAGCGATAACGACAGCGCCAGGGTCACATTTAGCATGATGCGGTGTTCGCTGCGGATGATTTCCAGCGGCGTGAGGCTCACGATGTTCCAATTATACGGTTCCACGACCGTGCTGGCGACGGAATAACGCTTCCCGTTGATATCGTAGATCTCCGAATGTGTCTTGAGAGAAAGCTGCCGCTTGAGCTTCAGGTCGTCCGTCAGCGTTTTTTTCAACTCGTTGTCTTGGCTCTTGCTCGATACGAGATTGTAGTTGTCATCAAAAATAAAGATGTTGGACGAACGAACAATCTCGATGTCCTGAATGATGTTGCCGATCGCGTCGCGGTTTACACCCATAAACAGCAAGCCGAGCTTGTTGTCCGGGTCATATAAATCGACGATCCGCCGTCCGATCATAATTTCATTGTAGCTGTGCCCGTACGTAAAGAGGGGGGTGCTGGAATATGCCCAGAACGCTTCGCCGTCCCGGGAAGCAACGGCGGTGTAAAGCGGCATCTCGATGAAGTCGGTATAAGGGATGACCTGCCGGTAAAATTCGCTGAAATCGCGGTATAAAAAGCCGTTTTGCCCGTAGATGACGAGGAAGCTGACGTATTTTTTGGCGGTTTTGAAATTGTCGAGATAAGCGAGCGCGGCAGCCTGCTCAACGTTGACCGGTCCGTTATAATCCTGGCTGAGCAGGCTTTGCAAGCTGACGTTGTTCATAATGTAGGAGGTGATGTCGCCGGCATCGTCCAGCATCAGCTTGATATTGTTGCCGATCAGGCGTACCGTCTGGGCTTGGTTTTGCTCCGTCTCCTTCTCCAGGGAGGAAGTGGCGGTGCGAAACGAAAAGAAGCCGAGTGTCAGCAGCGGAATGAGGACAAGCAGCACAAAGGAAACGAACAATTTGGTCTGCAGCTGTCTGAATACGAACATGGAATGCCTCCCAGCAGGCGGCGCTTGATAATCCGCATAGGAAATGAATGTTGAAAGCGTTTTATATTGTTACATTAGCAAACCCTTTCTCAACATTCAATACGGGGAAGGGCAATGGCAACCAGTTCATTGACGGAGTCCACCAAAACTTGAAATTGCCGCATTGTTGAGCTTCGGATTCGCGGGTAAGATGGGATTGTGCACAAGCAAGACAAGTCGAAACGGGAGGATGATGAAAGCATGCCTAGGGGGAAAAAAAGATTCGGGCTCGGCACGTTTGTTGTTGCGTTGTCCCTGCTGGTGAGCGGATGCGGTGCATCCGGAGGGAATACCGCGGGAGAAAACGGAGGCGGAAGCCAGCCGCCATCAACGGCCGCTAGCGGAGAGGCCATCGATTGGAGCACGGTCAAAGCAGACATCCGGTTCGTCTATCCGGGCACTTCGGAGGCGGAGAAAGAGCTGGCCGAACAGTTCAAGGCGAGAATGAAAGAGAAATATCCTAACGTCAATATTGAGTATATGTATCTGTCGTGGGCGGATATGGAGAAAAAGCTATCCGTCATGCTGAATTCGGGCGACGTCCCGGATCTCACTCAGACGCAGGACGTCACCAACTTGGTTCGGCTGAACGGCCTGGAAGACCTGACACCCTACTTCGAGCAAGAGGGCGAGCAGCTGAAGAAGGATGATTTTCTGCCGGGTACGATGGAATATGCCCAGGAGGACGGCAAGCTGTACGCTGTGCCGAACCTGGCTAACTCCTTCACGTTGATCGTCAATGAGCAGATGCTGAACGAAGCGGGCATGAAGCTGGAGGACTTGCAAACGTGGGAGGACGTAGAGAAAGCGGCCAAGGCGATGACGAAGGATGGCAAGTACGGCTTTGGTTATCCACTTGGAATAGCCCGGTTCTCTTTCCGCGTGCCGTTCACGGCCGCATACAGCAATGATCTGCTTCTGAGCGATACCTCTGATGAGAGCAAAAGCAAATACATGGAGACGCTGCAGCATTTTAAAAATCTGGAGCCTTATCAGCCGAAAGCGCATCTGACCTGGGGCTACCCGGAAATGTTCCGCGCCTACAGCAATGGCGAAGTTGGCATGATTGCGGCGGGAACGTTCTTTACGGCCAACGTATACAGCATCAACCCGGACATCGTCAATGTCTCCCGTACGATTGCGTATCCGAAGGGACCTTCGGGCACGGTGGCTAAAGCGCCGGTATCGAACGTCGGCATCGCGATGTTCAAGGACAGCAAAAACAAGGAGGTCGCCTGGAGATTGATCCAGGAATGGTCATCCCAGGAATTCAATAGCACGGCGGCATCCGTCGTCAACGTAACGGCGATTAAGAGCACGAGCCTGGACGAAATTATCAAAAAGTCGGAAAAAATTTATCCGAAAGCGATCGAGGGCCACAAGACAATGCTGAACGACTTCAGCAAGCTGCTGGATGAATCTGGCGTTCCGATGGACAAAATTCCGGGACAAAGCGAGATGGAAGTGGTCGTTCAGGAACAGATGGCCAAGCTGCTGAACGACAAAGTGACGGTTGAAGAGGCATATGCCGCCATTAAGGACGGCATCGACAAAATCAAGGCCAAACTGGAATAGGCCGGACTCCCGTGGAGCTGCATGCCGAACCATTGCGGCTCCACCTTATGTAATGGGACCGGAGAAGGAAAGGAAGCGGAAGTAATGTCCAACATACTGAGGCTAGATAAGCAGGATCCGCCGCATAGCCGGCAGCGGAGACGCGCTTCGGCGTTTTTTCGGGAGTTCGGCTTCGGGTATTTTTTGCTGGCGCCCGTCGTCCTTTATATTGTGGTGTTTCAATTTTATCCGCTTACCGAAACGATCCGTCTGAGCCTTTACGATTACTCGCTCATCTCTGGACGGGGCATGTCGTTCAACGGCTTCGGCAATTACAAGGAACTGCTCGTGAACGACGAAGCTTTCTGGCGCATTTTCTGGAACAGCATCATCTGGGTGCTCGGGTCCACCGCGCTGCAATTCGCAATTGCGATCCCAGCCGCAATAATATTGTTTAGTAAGATACGGTTCAGAGGGCTGTGGCGCGGATTGATGATGGTTCCATGGGTATCGCCCGTGGTCATTATCGGCATCGTCTGGAAGTGGATTTATGACGGTCATTACGGTTTATTCAACCATTATTTGAAGATGGTTCACCTTATTTCTGAAAATATCGTCTGGCTTGGAGACGAACAGCTCGTCTGGCCCGCGCTGCTGCTAACGTCGGCATGGAAAGGATTCCCCTATATTACGCTGATGATGCTGTCCGGGCTCACGGGCATCTCCCGGGAGATGATCGAGGCGGCGCATATGGATGGGGCTTCCGCGTGGCAGCGGTTTACCCGGATTACGCTGCCGATGCTGAAGCCGATCATGTACGTGACCGGTCTTGTCAGCATAGTCTCCTCCTGGACTAAATTCGAAATGATATGGGCGCTGACGAACGGTGGTCCGGGCTATGCGACCAGCATTTTGCCGACGTACTTATATACGAATTCATTCGTTTATTTCGATCTCGGCAAAGGCTCGGCAATCGCGACGCT
Above is a window of Paenibacillus uliginis N3/975 DNA encoding:
- a CDS encoding sensor histidine kinase translates to MFVFRQLQTKLFVSFVLLVLIPLLTLGFFSFRTATSSLEKETEQNQAQTVRLIGNNIKLMLDDAGDITSYIMNNVSLQSLLSQDYNGPVNVEQAAALAYLDNFKTAKKYVSFLVIYGQNGFLYRDFSEFYRQVIPYTDFIEMPLYTAVASRDGEAFWAYSSTPLFTYGHSYNEIMIGRRIVDLYDPDNKLGLLFMGVNRDAIGNIIQDIEIVRSSNIFIFDDNYNLVSSKSQDNELKKTLTDDLKLKRQLSLKTHSEIYDINGKRYSVASTVVEPYNWNIVSLTPLEIIRSEHRIMLNVTLALSLSLLALVGLCSVYLSRSITRPIKKLLRSMNNFKRGDFNQKVEVTSRDEIGLLTQKYNDMVMETNSLIQKVYVSQTKQKMIELKTLQTQIEPHFLYNTLDYIFLNSKMNGDDNTAQVTQSLTELFRLSLNKGKDYYTIRQELSQVKAYIHIQHARFPNRFVPRYEIDPDIFPFYTMKLLLQPLAENAILHAFNTKRERPGTLSVKGRKLDGQRVEFVVEDDGCGMSPELASSLLSGEAGTNHATDAINGQAGGTGYGIRNVNERLTMMFGPEYALRIESEPGHGTRVMLVIPLIYDDNQWRLLYENHGH
- a CDS encoding ABC transporter substrate-binding protein, producing the protein MPRGKKRFGLGTFVVALSLLVSGCGASGGNTAGENGGGSQPPSTAASGEAIDWSTVKADIRFVYPGTSEAEKELAEQFKARMKEKYPNVNIEYMYLSWADMEKKLSVMLNSGDVPDLTQTQDVTNLVRLNGLEDLTPYFEQEGEQLKKDDFLPGTMEYAQEDGKLYAVPNLANSFTLIVNEQMLNEAGMKLEDLQTWEDVEKAAKAMTKDGKYGFGYPLGIARFSFRVPFTAAYSNDLLLSDTSDESKSKYMETLQHFKNLEPYQPKAHLTWGYPEMFRAYSNGEVGMIAAGTFFTANVYSINPDIVNVSRTIAYPKGPSGTVAKAPVSNVGIAMFKDSKNKEVAWRLIQEWSSQEFNSTAASVVNVTAIKSTSLDEIIKKSEKIYPKAIEGHKTMLNDFSKLLDESGVPMDKIPGQSEMEVVVQEQMAKLLNDKVTVEEAYAAIKDGIDKIKAKLE
- a CDS encoding carbohydrate ABC transporter permease, with the translated sequence MSNILRLDKQDPPHSRQRRRASAFFREFGFGYFLLAPVVLYIVVFQFYPLTETIRLSLYDYSLISGRGMSFNGFGNYKELLVNDEAFWRIFWNSIIWVLGSTALQFAIAIPAAIILFSKIRFRGLWRGLMMVPWVSPVVIIGIVWKWIYDGHYGLFNHYLKMVHLISENIVWLGDEQLVWPALLLTSAWKGFPYITLMMLSGLTGISREMIEAAHMDGASAWQRFTRITLPMLKPIMYVTGLVSIVSSWTKFEMIWALTNGGPGYATSILPTYLYTNSFVYFDLGKGSAIATLSMAMVLILVGIYSRLFGRNQE